A window from Solanum stenotomum isolate F172 chromosome 7, ASM1918654v1, whole genome shotgun sequence encodes these proteins:
- the LOC125870845 gene encoding sulfite exporter TauE/SafE family protein 4, with protein MATKGFVIYLLAGFSVAILSVFFVQNFKNGDFEPKLYQSSNLLQRPVGSEDKVWPELEFSWRIVLATVIGFLGSACGTVGGVGGGGIFVPMLTLLLGFDTKSAAAISKCMIMGASASSVWYNLRVPHPCREAPILDYDLALLFQPMLMLGITVGVSLSVVFPYWLITVLIIILFMGTSSRSFFKAIEMWKEETILKKSMKEVPVNSRGELVIDTVYEPLVPKEEKTALEIFKFNLNLKRILVLFIVWFVFLLLQVFKNDLVACTPLYWVLNLIQFPAALAVFGYECVKLYKESKKRRLEGNRESICEADIQWTATNLIFCALCGILGGTVGGLLGSGGGFILGPLLLEIGVIPQVASATATFVMMFSSSLSVVEFYLLKRFPIPYALYLMSVSILAGFWGQCFIRKLIAILKRASIIVFILSGVIFASALTMGVIGIEKSIRMIHNHEFMGFLDFCSSQ; from the exons ATGGCTACAAAAGGCTTTGTGATTTATCTATTAGCAGGCTTTTCTGTGGCAATTCTATCAGTTTTCTTTGTGCAGAACTTCAAAAATGGTGATTTTGAGccaaaattatatcaaagttcTAATCTTTTGCAACGACCAGTTGGATCTGAAGACAAAGTTTGGCCG GAATTGGAGTTTAGTTGGAGGATTGTTTTGGCAACTGTGATAGGATTTTTGGGGTCAGCTTGTGGTACTGTGGGTGGTGTTGGTGGAGGTGGCATTTTTGTTCCTATGCTTACTTTGCTTCTTGGATTTGATACCAAGTCTGCTGCTGCTATTTCCAAAT GTATGATAATGGGGGCATCAGCATCATCAGTTTGGTACAATTTGAGGGTACCACATCCATGCAGAGAAGCACCTATTCTTGATTATGATCTGGCTCTATTGTTTCAGCCCATGCTCATGTTAGGCATCACAGTTGGTGTTTCTCTCAGTGTTGTTTTCCCCTACTGGCTCATCACTGTCCTCATCATCATCCTCTTCATGG GGACTTCATCAAGATCATTTTTTAAGGCCATTGAGATGTGGAAAGAAGAAACAATTCTCAAG AAATCGATGAAAGAAGTTCCAGTTAATTCACGTGGTGAAC TTGTTATTGATACAGTTTATGAGCCATTGGTCCCTAAGGAGGAGAAAACCGCACTT GAAATTTTCAAGTTCAACCTTAATTTGAAGAGAATTCTGGTGCTCTTTATAGTATGGTTCGTGTTTCTGCTTCTTCAAGTGTTCAAG AATGATCTAGTGGCTTGTACTCCATTGTACTGGGTGCTCAACTTAATACAG TTTCCTGCAGCACTGGCGGTGTTCGGATATGAATGTGTGAAATTGTACAAGGAGAGCAAGAAGAGGAGACTAGAAGGGAACCGAGAGTCAATATGTGAGGCTGACATTCAATGGACCGCCACAAACCTTATATTTTGTGCGCTTTGTGGTATCTTGGGAGGCACTGTTGGAGGATTACTCGGATCTGGTGGTGGATTCATTCTTGGCCCTCTTCTTCTTGAGATTGGAGTTATCCCTCAG GTAGCTAGTGCGACAGCGACATTTGTGATGATGTTCTCGTCATCTTTATCAGTTGTGGAGTTTTATCTCCTCAAGAGATTCCCAATTCCTTACG CTCTATACCTCATGAGTGTATCTATTCTTGCTGGATTTTGGGGACAATGCTTCATTAGAAAACTTATCGCAATTTTAAAGCGAGCATCAATCATTGTGTTCATACTCTCTGGTGTCATTTTCGCCAGCGCTCTCACAATGG GGGTGATTGGCATAGAGAAGAGCATTCGTATGATCCACAATCACGAGTTCATGGGGTTCTTGGATTTCTGCAGCAGTCAGTAA
- the LOC125870040 gene encoding uncharacterized protein LOC125870040, which translates to MDRTNPGSTIRMKFTDNEVPGQPYRFQRIFICFAACKFGFKAGCRKIIGVDGCWLKGPMYGTQLLSAVGIDGNNNIFPISHAIVEKENKETWTWFLTYLASDLDIHEDEASWTFMSDKQKGLIEAFNDILPYVSHRFCVRHLHNNFKRAGFGSFSLKKALWAAAKATTVQQFIVCMNHMFELDPNAAAWCNEKEPSQWTMAYFSSDAKSDMLLNNVCEVYNSMILDARDKPILTLLEKLRYLLMARMLANREKAEQWNLGDVCPKIKDILLKNQKAAGEYIPRKSNQWNYEIIGAGIMDNWAVDLEKRICSCRKWSLTGIPCKHAIAAIWANREDTLDYVHDSYMLKTYRKIYENAIFPMNGPQMWPKSNKLPPLPPRSLTSTKRGRKQKKRRKEADEVGASRITMKRKQKSLDCSTCHKSGHNKRTCKTKDVQLETTSSVRDKLPCEYGAAILVQFWSLFLELFSFLVLSGGGVDASLMLI; encoded by the exons ATGGATAGGACAAATCCAGGAAGTACTATTCGTATGAAGTTCACTGATAATGAGGTTCCTGGACAACCATACAGATTTCAGAGAATATTCATTTGTTTTGCTGCTTGCAAGTTCGGTTTCAAGGCTGGTTGTAGAAAAATAATAGGAGTGGATGGTTGTTGGTTGAAGGGTCCAATGTACGGAACTCAATTGTTATCTGCAGTTGGAATTGATggtaacaataatatatttccCATTTCCCACGCCAttgttgagaaagaaaataaagagacaTGGACTTGGTTCTTGACTTATttggctagcgatttggatatACACGAGGATGAGGCAAGTTGGACCTTTATGTCCGACAAACAAAAAGGTCTCATTGAAGCTTTTAATGATATTTTACCATATGTTAGTCATAGATTTTGTGTGAGACACCTTCATAACAACTTTAAAAGGGCAGGTTTTGGTAGCTTCTCATTAAAAAAGGCACTCTGGGCTGCTGCAAAGGCTACTACTGTGCAACAATTTATTGTATGCATGAATCATATGTTTGAGTTAGATCCAAATGCTGCTGCTTGGTGTAATGAAAAAGAACCTAGTCAATGGACAATGGCTTATTTCTCCTCAGATGCTAAATCTGACATGTTGTTGAATAACGTGTGTGAAGTATACAATAGCATGATACTTGATGCTAGAGACAAGCCAATTTTGACACTTTTGGAGAAATTGAGATATCTACTCATGGCTAGAATGCTTGCTAACAGGGAGAAAGCAGAACAATGGAATCTAGGTGATGTTTGTCCCAAGATTAAAGATATATTGCTTAAAAATCAAAAGGCAGCCGGAGAATATATTCCTAGAAAGTCAAATCAATGGAACTATGAAATTATAGGGGCTGGTATCATGGATAATTGGGCAGTGGACTTGGAGAAGAGAATATGTAGTTGTAGAAAATGGAGTCTCACTGGAATCCCTTGCAAGCACGCAATTGCAGCTATTTGGGCTAATCGAGAAGACACTCTTGATTATGTCCATGATTCCTACATGCTGAAAACGTACCGAAAAATATATGAGAATGCAATTTTTCCGATGAATGGCCCGCAAATGTGGCCAAAATCTAACAAACTTCCTCCGTTGCCTCCAAGGAGTTTGACAAGTACAAAGAGAGGAAGAAAgcagaagaagagaagaaaagaagctGATGAAGTAGGAGCAAGTCGAATAACGatgaaaaggaaacaaaaatcTCTAGATTGTAGTACTTGCCACAAGTCTGGTCACAACAAAAGGACTTGCAAAACTAAAGATGTGCAGCTTGAAACTACTTCTTCTGTTCGTGATAAACTACCT TGCGAATATGGTGCTGCTATTTTGGTGCAATTTTGGAGTCTGTTTTTGGAGCTTTTCTCGT TTCTAGTGCTTTCTGGTGGTGGTGTTGATGCAAGTTTAATGCTGATTTAG
- the LOC125870431 gene encoding uncharacterized protein LOC125870431 isoform X2: MEGFNQERRLNAAAVEVAEEVEVEESSDDCSSEDEGTDDYRRGGYHAVRIGDSFNGGRYVVQSKLGWGHFSTVWLAWDTLMSQFVALKVQKSAQHYTEAAMDEITILKQIAECDQDDKKCVVKLLDNFKHSGPNGQHVCMVFEYLGDNLLTLLKYTDYRGLPIHMVKELCYHVLVGLDYLHRQLSIIHTDLKPENVLLCSTIDPSKDPRKSGTPLILSSHKDITTLDGGSVKGYVTSNGNLTKNHNKKIRRKAKQAAQCFVGKEASLGTKGGQDSSASAESSFNAKSNSDMLNSSNRMSNADAAKGSGKEYEGPKRGSRSTRRKLLEAVDLKCKVVDFGSACWTYKQFTDDIQTRQYRCPEVILGSKYSTSADLWSFACICFELATGDVLFDPHSGDNFDRDEDHLALMMELLGMMPRKIALGGRYSRDLFNRHGDLRHIRRLRFWPLKKVLVEKYELSEQDAKDLSDFLVPILDFVPEKRPTAAQCLLHPWINAGPRLLELSLPDAQSKAVDALNSEQTKKQNEEEREAMEVGIGKISINKNMKNFRSYSVKF; the protein is encoded by the exons ATGGAGGGGTTTAATCAAGAACGACGGCTGAATGCTGCGGCGGTGGAGGTGGCGGaggaggtggaggtggaggagAGTAGTGATGATTGTAGTTCAGAGGATGAAGGTACTGATGATTACCGGAGGGGAGGTTACCATGCTGTTCGAATAGGTGATAGTTTTAATGGAGGTAGATATGTGGTGCAGAGTAAGCTTGGTTGGGGTCATTTCTCTACTGTTTGGTTGGCTTGGGATACTCTCATGTCT CAATTTGTGGCATTGAAAGTACAAAAGAGTGCTCAGCATTACACGGAAGCAGCGATGGATGAGATCACTATTCTAAAACAGATTGCAGAATGCGATCAGGATGATAAAAAATGTGTTGTGAAGTTACTGGATAATTTTAAGCACTCAGGTCCAAATGGGCAACATGTGTGTATGGTTTTTGAGTATTTGGGTGACAATCTCTTGACACTTCTTAAATATACTGATTATCGTGGACTGCCTATTCATATGGTTAAAGAGCTCTGTTATCATGTTCTAGTGGGATTGGATTATTTGCATAGACAGCTTTCTATCATACACACCGATTTGAAACCCGAGAACGTACTTCTCTGTTCCACAATAGATCCGTCTAAGGATCCCCGAAAATCTGGAACACCTCTTATACTTTCTAGTCATAAGGATATAACCACGCTGGATGGTGGGTCTGTGAAGGGTTATGTAACATCAAATGGAAATTTGACTAAGAACCACAATAAGAAGATTAGACGGAAGGCCAAACAAGCAGCTCAATGTTTTGTGGGAAAGGAAGCTTCTCTCGGGACTAAGGGTGGACAAGATAGCTCAGCTTCTGCGGAGTCATCTTTCAATGCAAAATCAAATTCGGACATGTTGAATAGTTCTAATAGAATGTCAAATGCCGATGCTGCAAAAGGCAGTGGGAAAGAATATGAGGGTCCTAAGAGAGGCAGCCGTTCTACAAGGAGGAAGCTCTTGGAGGCAGTCGACCTTAAGTGCAAAGTTGTTGACTTTGGCAGTGCTTGTTGGACGTACAAACAGTTCACGGATGATATTCAAACTAGACAGTACAGGTGTCCTGAAGTTATCCTTGGATCAAAATATTCAACCTCAGCAGATCTTTGGTCCTTCGCATGCATTTGTTTTGAGCTTGCAACTGGcgatgtgttatttgatcctcACAGTGGTGATAACTTTGACAGAGATGAG GATCACTTAGCACTGATGATGGAGCTTCTAGGAATGATGCCACGAAAA ATTGCCTTGGGTGGTCGTTATTCACGTGATTTATTCAATAGACATGGTGATTTGAGGCACATCAGACGGTTGCGCTTTTGGCCCTTAAAGAAGGTTCTGGTAGAGAAATATGAATTAAGCGAGCAAGACGCAAAGGACTTGTCTGATTTTCTGGTCCCAATACTTGATTTTGTCCCAGAGAAACGGCCTACTGCAGCTCAGTGTCTTCTTCATCCGTGGATCAATGCAGGTCCACGCCTGTTGGAACTTTCCTTGCCTGATGCACAATCTAAAGCCGTTGATGCTCTAAACTCTGAGCAAACCAAGAAACAAAATGAAGAAGAGAGGGAGGCAATGGAGGTTGGAATTGGGAAAATATCTATCAACAAgaacatgaaaaatttcagaagTTACTCAGTCAAATTCTGA
- the LOC125870431 gene encoding uncharacterized protein LOC125870431 isoform X1, with product MEGFNQERRLNAAAVEVAEEVEVEESSDDCSSEDEGTDDYRRGGYHAVRIGDSFNGGRYVVQSKLGWGHFSTVWLAWDTLMSQFVALKVQKSAQHYTEAAMDEITILKQIAECDQDDKKCVVKLLDNFKHSGPNGQHVCMVFEYLGDNLLTLLKYTDYRGLPIHMVKELCYHVLVGLDYLHRQLSIIHTDLKPENVLLCSTIDPSKDPRKSGTPLILSSHKDITTLDGGSVKGYVTSNGNLTKNHNKKIRRKAKQAAQCFVGKEASLGTKGGQDSSASAESSFNAKSNSDMLNSSNRMSNADAAKGSGKEYEGPKRGSRSTRRKLLEAVDLKCKVVDFGSACWTYKQFTDDIQTRQYRCPEVILGSKYSTSADLWSFACICFELATGDVLFDPHSGDNFDRDEVKDHLALMMELLGMMPRKIALGGRYSRDLFNRHGDLRHIRRLRFWPLKKVLVEKYELSEQDAKDLSDFLVPILDFVPEKRPTAAQCLLHPWINAGPRLLELSLPDAQSKAVDALNSEQTKKQNEEEREAMEVGIGKISINKNMKNFRSYSVKF from the exons ATGGAGGGGTTTAATCAAGAACGACGGCTGAATGCTGCGGCGGTGGAGGTGGCGGaggaggtggaggtggaggagAGTAGTGATGATTGTAGTTCAGAGGATGAAGGTACTGATGATTACCGGAGGGGAGGTTACCATGCTGTTCGAATAGGTGATAGTTTTAATGGAGGTAGATATGTGGTGCAGAGTAAGCTTGGTTGGGGTCATTTCTCTACTGTTTGGTTGGCTTGGGATACTCTCATGTCT CAATTTGTGGCATTGAAAGTACAAAAGAGTGCTCAGCATTACACGGAAGCAGCGATGGATGAGATCACTATTCTAAAACAGATTGCAGAATGCGATCAGGATGATAAAAAATGTGTTGTGAAGTTACTGGATAATTTTAAGCACTCAGGTCCAAATGGGCAACATGTGTGTATGGTTTTTGAGTATTTGGGTGACAATCTCTTGACACTTCTTAAATATACTGATTATCGTGGACTGCCTATTCATATGGTTAAAGAGCTCTGTTATCATGTTCTAGTGGGATTGGATTATTTGCATAGACAGCTTTCTATCATACACACCGATTTGAAACCCGAGAACGTACTTCTCTGTTCCACAATAGATCCGTCTAAGGATCCCCGAAAATCTGGAACACCTCTTATACTTTCTAGTCATAAGGATATAACCACGCTGGATGGTGGGTCTGTGAAGGGTTATGTAACATCAAATGGAAATTTGACTAAGAACCACAATAAGAAGATTAGACGGAAGGCCAAACAAGCAGCTCAATGTTTTGTGGGAAAGGAAGCTTCTCTCGGGACTAAGGGTGGACAAGATAGCTCAGCTTCTGCGGAGTCATCTTTCAATGCAAAATCAAATTCGGACATGTTGAATAGTTCTAATAGAATGTCAAATGCCGATGCTGCAAAAGGCAGTGGGAAAGAATATGAGGGTCCTAAGAGAGGCAGCCGTTCTACAAGGAGGAAGCTCTTGGAGGCAGTCGACCTTAAGTGCAAAGTTGTTGACTTTGGCAGTGCTTGTTGGACGTACAAACAGTTCACGGATGATATTCAAACTAGACAGTACAGGTGTCCTGAAGTTATCCTTGGATCAAAATATTCAACCTCAGCAGATCTTTGGTCCTTCGCATGCATTTGTTTTGAGCTTGCAACTGGcgatgtgttatttgatcctcACAGTGGTGATAACTTTGACAGAGATGAGGTAAAG GATCACTTAGCACTGATGATGGAGCTTCTAGGAATGATGCCACGAAAA ATTGCCTTGGGTGGTCGTTATTCACGTGATTTATTCAATAGACATGGTGATTTGAGGCACATCAGACGGTTGCGCTTTTGGCCCTTAAAGAAGGTTCTGGTAGAGAAATATGAATTAAGCGAGCAAGACGCAAAGGACTTGTCTGATTTTCTGGTCCCAATACTTGATTTTGTCCCAGAGAAACGGCCTACTGCAGCTCAGTGTCTTCTTCATCCGTGGATCAATGCAGGTCCACGCCTGTTGGAACTTTCCTTGCCTGATGCACAATCTAAAGCCGTTGATGCTCTAAACTCTGAGCAAACCAAGAAACAAAATGAAGAAGAGAGGGAGGCAATGGAGGTTGGAATTGGGAAAATATCTATCAACAAgaacatgaaaaatttcagaagTTACTCAGTCAAATTCTGA